The Bubalus bubalis isolate 160015118507 breed Murrah chromosome 21, NDDB_SH_1, whole genome shotgun sequence genome segment ggtggcgtgccctgccctccaccctgcTCGGGGATCCAGGACAGAGAACGAATGGGGTTCGCATGAAGGGCTTGGGTTTGGGTGGGATTGAGTGTGTTGAGGGTCGGTGACATTTGAAGAATGGCTGTAGGAGGTGCTGAGAGAGAGGGTTCAGAGAAGGGCAGGAAAGAGTAAGGTGGCCTGGTTGGTGAGTGAGCACTGGGCCCTGTGTGAGAAATGTGGATTCCACATCGCAGAACAAGGTCCCCCGGGAgcagaggagatgtgggttcctgGGGGAAGCTCAGGGgcaccctccctgccctccttgaGGTGCCCGAGCCCTGCAGCCTCCCCACTGGGCCATCTTGCCTGTCCATTGGGCGGATCcttctcccctctctgggccttctcCCCATCCTGCCCCGCCTCTCCTCTGCTTCTGAGCGGAGCCCCAGCGTAGAGTCCAGCGCCTCCCTTACAGGGTTGAGTCTCCAGGAGCAGGTACTGGGAGATGGAGGGACAGGGGTGTGTCTCCTTTGGGTGCCCCCTTGACCACCCATCAGGGCCCTAAGGGGCCACCCTCTCGGGTGAGCATTTGTGTGCTGCCTCCTCAGCCGGGGGCACCATTGATTGTCCATTGGTGCGATGGTTCCTTGTGGGGGGTGTCCAGCCCTTTTTGGAAGCTTCTGCGAATGCTCCACAGCGGAAGGACCCGATGTGCTGAGGGGTTCTGGGCCAACTCCACCCTTTCCCCACCTCTGCCCGCTCCTTCACTCTTGGTCCGCCCCCACCCCGGCTCTTCGTTTGAGCAACTCCCTGGGTTCCCCAAGAACAAGGCAGCAGGTCAGAGCACAGCAGTGCAGTTGGGACTCCATCTGCCTTCAGAACCTAGGCTCTCCCTGTGCTCCCCACAGAGCGGACATGTTATTGGTGGGTCTTCCTGCCACTTTAGTAGGTGACTCCTGTCCTGCCCTGCTGATGCTCGGTGGCTGGTCCATGTATGTAGTCCCCTCCGACCCCTGAGCTATCTTGGTTCCCCATCACGGTCCTTTTGGGTTCTGATGTCATTGTCCCTTCCCAGCTCCTTTCACTCACAGGATCATCCAGCAGGAATGGCGTGTTTTGAAGCACCTGAGCGGTGGAAACTCGGGCTGAGGGCCCCAGGCTGGTCACTGCTGACCCTCTATGCCATCTTTGCCGTGACAATACACCAGGAAGGCAGGGAGGTCTGGTAGCTGAGGAATGGGCATGGCCAGCCTGTGTTAGTTCTTGGCCCTCACAGCACCCTTCCCGCAGTTCTTATACCCACTGGGTCACGACCATGTGCTGCCTGGCCAGTGTGGTGGTGGGAATGCTGGTGTCCAGCTCCAGAGACAGCCCTTTCACTTCTGGGACAATGAGGGTCTTCAGCCTCCTAGGGACTGTCCCGTTCAGCCCTGCTGCAAGCTCCTTGCCTGGGCTCTTCCTCCCCTGCCCTTCTGTCCCTTCCTTTCTAGGCCAACTCTCGCCTTCTGAACTTGACCTCTGGGGGGTAGCCTCAGGCTTCAGAGGTGTGATTCTGTTCGTATGGTGGCTTTGTTGGGGCCACGGatccctgccccaccctgcaGTCACCCCTCATATATTGCTGTTCCTCAGGGCATCAGGCCTTGCTGTCCTACTCGATGCTGCCCACGGGATCCCTGAGTGACTTGATTCACTTGTCAGATACTTCCTGAGCACCCACTGTCTCGGCCAGGAATTGGAGACACAGTAATGATCCAGGGCTGGTTGCAGTCTGTGCCTCCATGAATCCATAGGCTGGAGGCAAGATGCACGGTAATCCAATGCTCACACAATCCAAAGGAGTGTACGTTGATAAACTGAAGTAGACAGGCAATTGATTCTGTAAGAGCATTTATCAAGTAGTCTGACCTTTTCTGCATGGTCAGGGGCGGTGTCCTAGAGGCAGTGATGTTTTGATCTGAGATGTGAAAAGTGACCAAGAATGAATTGTATAGGAATGGGAAGAGCCAATGGGGTGGTTTTGTAGTAAGAACTGCCTGTATGAAGGCCCTGAGGGAAGACAGAGCGCACAGTGCTTCCAGAAGCTAACAGGAGGACTTCCCGGCAGCCTAGTGGTGAAGACTGTgcgtccactgcagggggcacaggttcaatccctcgtcaggaaactaagatcccacatgctacatggcacagccaaaaaaaaaaaagctgaaaggaGGGTGATGTGGCTGGATCATacaggagggagggtgggagtcCCCCCAGCCACACAgggagttttattttatttagacttttttaaaaaaattaatttatttatttatttatttatggctgtgcctggtcttcgctgatgctcaggcttttctctcgttgtgggaagcaggggctactctctagttgcggtacgtGGGGTTCTCATTGCAGCGACTTCTCCTGTAGTGGAGCGCGGGCTcgggggcacacgggcttcagtagtggctcccgggctctagagcacaggctcagtagttgtggtgcacaggcttagttgctccgtggcatgtgggatcttcctagatcagggatccaacctgtgtctcctgcatcagcaggcagattctttaccactgagccaccaggaaagccctttattTAGACTTTTAATTAGAGACtgacatttgctttattgtgttaCTCTCTGATGAGACAAATGCtagattttttcccctctcttatcACACTATTAGTTgttatgttagtcactcagttgtgtctgactctttgtgaccccgtggactgtagcccaccaggctgttctgtccatgggattctccaggcaagaatactggagtgggttgccataccctcctccaggggatcttcctgacccagggatcgaacccgggtctcatgcattgcaggcagattctttaccatctgattcaccagggaagtccagagaaagagagaagtacagatacacacacattacACAGAGTttacaaagaaattataaagcaAATTCCTGCATGATCCCAGGAGCCATACTAGTCTCTTGAGCAGGAGCAACAAGATCAGACGTGACAGGCTGGCCAAGGGGACTTAGGTAGGTAGGTTCAGATTTGAGACCTCCAGCATGCACTGGTGGGAGAAGAGGAGCTGAGGGGAGTGGCCGGCGGGCCCTGGATCTGCTGGTGGGCTCAGATGGCTGAAGGTACCCACTGAGTGGACGGCTGGAACAGGGCTGGTGGGCTGAGCCAGGCAGAGCAGGAGTGTggttggggaccccatggacaatgGGGTGGGGAGGCAACTCCGGGAGctcttccctcccccatcctGGCACCAGTTGGGAGCGCAGCTGGGGCATCCTCTGCACTGTGTCTTTAAGAGGCTCTGTCCTTCCAGCTTCTGACGTCAGGGCTAGGGAGGGCCCAGGAGCTTCCTTTACTTTTCCTGGAAGGGGAGGAGATTGAAACTGAGTGGCCTCTGGATGGAATGGGGAAGCCCCCGGGGTGCAGGAGGCCCCTGAGTGAAGGCAGAGACTAACATGGGGTGAGCTTCTGTGCCAGTGCTGTGTGTCAGAGATAGAgacagaagagaggaagagagtgggagagagagattaGAGATTGGTGGCGGCGGCCCTGCAATCATGTGTCATTCATCGCGCtcctgcgtgtgtgtgcgtgtgtgtgtgtgtgtgtgtgtgtgtgtgtgtgcgtgtgcgtgtgtgtgtgcgcgcgcaggCGGCACCTCCTGACTCCCACTGTTCCTGTCTTGGGGCCTTGGTCTGGGCCGCACAGTGGCCAGTGGCTCCTGTTTTATGAATGCAATTGGGTATTTTGAGTCTGGGGTGGGAGGGTCTGTCCTTAGTTCGTCCCAAAGCTGTGATGTCAGCTGGCCTATGAGATGGAAGACCCTCCACCCAGGGTGAGGGGGttgaggagggtgggagggtggggaccTTCCCCTTGACCTTCCCCCAGGcctcaggggcaggggagcctatAGCTCACAGCTCACCAAGCCCCTTCCATGTTTAATGGAACAGCTGGTTGGTGCAGTTCCCTTTTACTGGAAGGAATACTGCTTGGCCTCTGGGAACAGCAGGGGGCTGTGGCTGCCCTTGAGAATCGGCTTTGGTGGACTTCCCGCCCAGGGACAGTCTTCTCAGGTGGCAGACTCTCCACTCAGGCCTGGGCCTTGCTGAGGGTTAAGCccgcgtgggcagggaggcttcCTCTTGCCTGGCTCTTGGTtgacctgcctgcctgcccctcaGGTTGGAGTGAGGGTGTATGACACCTGGCATGGTGCTTGGCACCCCGCAGGCTCACCGTCACTCCAGGGGCCTGCAGCCATACCACTCCCCACCATCCTGGCCACACTGGCCTCTCCCCACTCCTGGAAACTTCTCCCTGTGATTCATTACCTGTGCTTCCTGAGCCATTTTCCCTTCAACCCTTGCCTCCTGTAATGGTCTGTGGGCTCCCAGAGGCCATGAGTTGGTCTGTCGCACCCACGTCTGAGTTTTGGATTCAAGCCACCCAAGGCCTGGCTGGTGGTGGATACGGGGTGTGCATGTGCTTCTGGCTCGTTGGAGGTGGATAAGACGTGTGTATGGGAGAAGACACCTGAAGAGCCGTCTCCCAAGCTCCTGAGGGGCATCCCAGGGGCAGCCAAGGTCAACCCCATATACTTGAGGGTGAAACAGGTTCAAGCTCCACGCCCCAGAAGTGGCTTTATCTGTGTTGCCCAGTCTCCTCCGGCTAGAGAGGTGCCGTCTGGGAGTGGGTGTGGTGTGGACTGCTGGTCCTGGGTGGGGGCGAGAGGCCCTGGATCTTGACTGGCTTtatttaggttctttttttttggccgtgcgcggcatgtgggatcttcgttccctgactagggatcgaacccatgctgccagcagtgggagtgtggagtctcgaCCCCTGGAGCGCTGACTGGCTTTCTGTCAGGTTCGGCACAGTGATCGCCATCGGGGTGACCCTCTTTGTGATCGCCGTGGTCACCGTCATTGTCTGCTGcacctgctcctgctgctgtttGTACAAGATGTGCCGGCGCCCGCAACGTGAGCATCTCCCCTCTGCCCCACGGTGACCCCTTGGGGGCAGGTGCAGACCCCGGGTGGTGGCGGTGGGTTTATCGGGGCCCTGACTGGCCTGAGCTGGAGGGAGGGTGGCCAGCTCAGCAGTCCTGACTGGGGCTCTCTTTGCAGCGGTTGTGACCACTACCGTGGCCACCACGGTGACCCACACCCCTTACTTGCAACCGCCCAGCTACCCTGGACCAACGTACCAGGGCTACCACTCCGTGGTCCCCCAGCCGGGGATGCCAACAGCACCCTACCCGACCCAGCCCATGGGCCCCCCTGCCTACCACGAGACGATGGCTGGTGAGTACGCCTGCCGACTCCGCCATGCGTGACCCCCTGCAGCCATGGCCACAGCTAATTGGTGTCCTCTCTGTTTTCAGGAGGTGCAGCCCTGCCCTACCCTGCCAGCCAGCCTCCTTATAATCCGGCCTACATGGAGCCCCCGAAGGCAGTCCCCTGAGCACGCCCTGGCATCTCTGGCTACCAGCTGATCTGTCCTGCGTGTGTGAATGGGTGTGCGGGTGTGGGCCTCTCTCCccgggtgtggtgtgtgtgtgtcccgtTTGTACATGAGGCTTCTGGTGATGGCGACAAGGGGTGCGGGAAGCAGTCCATGTCAGAGTTGCCGGGACCATGTTGTGCTCCCCTCCTCACTTGAGATTATGCTTCCTGGAACCCCAAAGAACGGTTTTTTTCCAGCCACCCCAGCGAGACCTGGGGCTGGAGCAGGGATGCTTGTCGTACTAGGACAGCACAGCTTTTGTGTGGGCAGGATGCACTGTCTTCCGGTTTCTGTGGCATGCCTAGCCGTGGCATGAGGCCAGGGCTTGTCCCTAGGTTTGTCTCTGAAGCACCAGACCCACGGTGCGGGCGAGTGGGTGGCCTCCTGATTATCTGAACGCCTCAGGCGGAGCCCCACCCTCCCTGGACCCTTCTTGCACCCTTCCTGGGACCACCTGGAGGCCCACACTTACCCACGGTTCTGGTTGCCCCGGTTGGCCCTGGACCCTTTCACAGGTGGACAGGGCAGCCTCTGACCACTTGTCCACTCAGGTGTCCTCCCTGCAGCGTTTTAATTTTACTGTTAGCTTAATATTTTACCTGTTTTGTGTTCCAAAATGTGTGTAATGGTCGCTGTGAGGCTGAAACCGTTGGGTCCTAGAGGGAGACTTCCCCAGAGAGGAGAGGGACTCTGAGTCCCTGCTTCCCCATCACCAGCCTCACAGGCTACCCGGCTGCTGGACCCCAGGCCTAGGTGTGTCCTGGCAGCGGGCACACCTGGGCCAAGGTGTCGTCTGGACCAAAGGTGGAGGGGACCCCGAGGGGGCTCCTGTGACCTAGACACATACCTCGGTGTTGCCCACCCCTCTGTCCATGTCTTACCATGTCGTAGGTCAGGACTGCGTAATGTGTTTGGAGTCTCGGGTCGGCACCCTCGTTTGTAATAAATGCAGATGTTTCGAGTGTTGCCTCCTTTCATTGTAGCCCTGGCTGCTGGGATTGGGGGTGAGGCTAGCTATCATTTCCATCCAGTATTTGAAGTTCACGGTCTCCTACTTCTCTTGGACTCAGAAGTCTGACCCCGTCCAGGTAGGAAGAGTGCTGGACAAAGACTCATTTTCTGTGCCCCTGGCCCCAGGTCTCTGAGCGTGGGCAGGAGGTTGTAAGGCCACCACGGAGGGTAGAGGTGAGTGATTGCTCAGTGCTGTGGGGGGTTTTTATTAGTCAGACTTCCCTTCCTGGCCTACTGCCCGGGCATGGCCAGGGACAGTCCATACAGCATGGCTACCGCCAAAGTCAGGAAGGCCAGCAGGCCCAGGGGGGCCAGCAGCCCTTCCCCGGGTGGGGCTCCAGGGTGCATCACTGCGGAAGGGGCTGGCTTGGGGCTCCTGTCACTGCGAAGGTTGGGGCCGGTGTCGCTGGCTCTGGCCAGGGGCACAGTGGCTGTGAGAGCAGATGGCCTCGGGTTGGTTCCAGTAGAGGTTGTGACCACATACATTGGCTTGACGGTGCTGAAGGGCTTGGCGTGAGCATCCACCCACCGTAGCAGGGCCCGTGGCCTCCACTGACAGACGCTCAGCAGGGCGAGCACGTCCCCCTCGGCGGTGTGCGAGTCTGGCGGGGCCTGCCCGTACAGGCGTGTGTAGACGCTGCCCAGGCTGTAGCTCTTCCTTGGGCCGTGCTCCGAGGAGCTGCCAGTCGGCTCCAGAGCCTTCAGGGCAGTGATGCTGTCCGCACAGAAGGCGTCGTCCAGAGCACTGGCCAGGCCCAGCAGTACCAGCTCGGCCCGGAGCAGGGGAAAGTCGTAGCGGTCACCGTTGTGGGCCACGAGGCACCAAGGCTGCGGCTGGCGCTGTAGGAAGGCGCGGATCAGGTTGACCAGGTCAGCGTCAAAGGCCCGACGCCCATGTGCAGCCAGCACGGCGGTGCTCAGGCCCGTGATTTCGCTGGCCTTGGGGCTGCACACCTTCCCTGGAGCCACGCACAGGGAGAGCTTGTCCAGCACCCGGGGCGGCAGGGGTACCGTTGGAGAAGGCCCCTGAGGGGCAGAAAGGCCCTCCAGGGCATATCTGTGGACGGCCAGCAGGCACAGCTCGGTGATCTTGGGCTGGGAGAAGGGCAGGCCGGTGGCCTCCAAGTCCAGGAAGATGAGGGTCTGCACAGGCCCCGGGGGTAGGGCCCGCGAGCCCATGGTGGGTGTCTGCTGCTGAGcctggggaggagcagggagtcGGGGTGGGAGAGTGAGTGTCTGCTGACGGGCTGtaaggtgggtggggtgggagcacCTCTGGCCTTCCCTGCCCCATTAGATCCTGTTGCTGAGCTCCAGCACCCACTATCAGGCAGGAAGACAGAGAAGGTAGGGTGGCTTCCTTAGTGGGACCCGCTCACTCAGCTGTCCAGGGGAAGGCTCAGCTCCTCCCCTGGTGCCCTCTTAGTGTGTGTGAGGGTACCCATGGCCCGCCCACCCTGCCTCATCCCCTTAGGGGTTCTCACTTACCGAGGAGCCAGCAGGCAGCAATGACTCGGGGTGCACACTCTCTGCCTGGTTCTTGCTGCCGGCAGCAGCAGTGGCGGGAAGTGAAACTTAGCCTGAGCCCGCCCAAGGGCTGCTGTGAGCACGGCCCGCCCCTCGTCAGCTGGCTTGGGCCGTCCCTCC includes the following:
- the SHISA5 gene encoding protein shisa-5 isoform X3, with the translated sequence MISHGRKVDPWVCPDFCCGNCNDQYCCSDVLKQVMWIEEDCHALEASILTEFDSSFDSEPVARFGTVIAIGVTLFVIAVVTVIVCCTCSCCCLYKMCRRPQPVVTTTVATTVTHTPYLQPPSYPGPTYQGYHSVVPQPGMPTAPYPTQPMGPPAYHETMAGGAALPYPASQPPYNPAYMEPPKAVP
- the SHISA5 gene encoding protein shisa-5 isoform X7; the protein is MGFGTVIAIGVTLFVIAVVTVIVCCTCSCCCLYKMCRRPQPVVTTTVATTVTHTPYLQPPSYPGPTYQGYHSVVPQPGMPTAPYPTQPMGPPAYHETMAGGAALPYPASQPPYNPAYMEPPKAVP
- the SHISA5 gene encoding protein shisa-5 isoform X4, which translates into the protein MLWRPVSSLSSTPASTASPWPGIEPMLPAVGVWSLDPWSADWLSVRFGTVIAIGVTLFVIAVVTVIVCCTCSCCCLYKMCRRPQPVVTTTVATTVTHTPYLQPPSYPGPTYQGYHSVVPQPGMPTAPYPTQPMGPPAYHETMAGGAALPYPASQPPYNPAYMEPPKAVP
- the SHISA5 gene encoding protein shisa-5 isoform X1 codes for the protein MAAPAPAPRILVLLLLLLPAPEGAQSELCMISHGRKVDPWVCPDFCCGNCNDQYCCSDVLKQVMWIEEDCHALEASILTEFDSSFDSEPVARFGTVIAIGVTLFVIAVVTVIVCCTCSCCCLYKMCRRPQPVVTTTVATTVTHTPYLQPPSYPGPTYQGYHSVVPQPGMPTAPYPTQPMGPPAYHETMAGGAALPYPASQPPYNPAYMEPPKAVP
- the SHISA5 gene encoding protein shisa-5 isoform X6; translation: MLPAVGVWSLDPWSADWLSVRFGTVIAIGVTLFVIAVVTVIVCCTCSCCCLYKMCRRPQPVVTTTVATTVTHTPYLQPPSYPGPTYQGYHSVVPQPGMPTAPYPTQPMGPPAYHETMAGGAALPYPASQPPYNPAYMEPPKAVP
- the SHISA5 gene encoding protein shisa-5 isoform X2, translated to MAAPAPAPRILVLLLLLLPAPEGAQSELCMISHGRKVDPWVCPDFCCGNCNDQYCCSDVLKQVMWIEEDCHALEARFGTVIAIGVTLFVIAVVTVIVCCTCSCCCLYKMCRRPQPVVTTTVATTVTHTPYLQPPSYPGPTYQGYHSVVPQPGMPTAPYPTQPMGPPAYHETMAGGAALPYPASQPPYNPAYMEPPKAVP
- the TREX1 gene encoding three-prime repair exonuclease 1, which gives rise to MGSRALPPGPVQTLIFLDLEATGLPFSQPKITELCLLAVHRYALEGLSAPQGPSPTVPLPPRVLDKLSLCVAPGKVCSPKASEITGLSTAVLAAHGRRAFDADLVNLIRAFLQRQPQPWCLVAHNGDRYDFPLLRAELVLLGLASALDDAFCADSITALKALEPTGSSSEHGPRKSYSLGSVYTRLYGQAPPDSHTAEGDVLALLSVCQWRPRALLRWVDAHAKPFSTVKPMYVVTTSTGTNPRPSALTATVPLARASDTGPNLRSDRSPKPAPSAVMHPGAPPGEGLLAPLGLLAFLTLAVAMLYGLSLAMPGQ
- the SHISA5 gene encoding protein shisa-5 isoform X5; its protein translation is MLWRPGIEPMLPAVGVWSLDPWSADWLSVRFGTVIAIGVTLFVIAVVTVIVCCTCSCCCLYKMCRRPQPVVTTTVATTVTHTPYLQPPSYPGPTYQGYHSVVPQPGMPTAPYPTQPMGPPAYHETMAGGAALPYPASQPPYNPAYMEPPKAVP